Proteins encoded in a region of the Podarcis muralis chromosome 2, rPodMur119.hap1.1, whole genome shotgun sequence genome:
- the TEKTL1 gene encoding tektin-like protein 1: MGPPAHLVTGLVGAEKWHRDTHATVHETSKLTQRCAKDALDLWCPLRAPGQPEETPYEKKTKIDSWKFKVDVHPTGEVTSKPPEGPGVTLWRSKIKPPPWVCKMALPCCRDYATLKNNEYVAQYVRDTRLVVSRLRQALLEINDQFKMLLRWRLQLDSTLDQIRQGLVTNKQSQAIREHRPEVEKVPDKVDALMKWEKDEFLKQKAKLEGMMAMSEDHMKALGTCRQTLNMLCNERGRVLDLVPQPFRMVLLGAGRDSWLGLSRPSSPWVERNETPIPNPIAAFTPECAAALEDARRLTSLTKDVLQQMQKAINEAQDTRNTAHTTIENSLQGKRDETLCHKERLDITLAGTRSTLHRCQRFQHEMRVTRGMALGPESSKYLETREKLTRPVVQVYQRHVGTQLPEAAILNQSTAQLDRSIVETGENIDQLKATRRYLRNCIHDKQTGYHVDGSIKRLRQRRMLPRTNMNEVLDLVYS; this comes from the exons ATGGGGCCCCCTGCCCACTTGGTCACAGGCCTGGTAGGTGCTGAGAAATGGCACAGGGACACCCATGCCACCGTTCACGAAACCTCCAAGCTGACGCAGCGCTGCGCGAAGGATGCCCTTGACCTCTGGTGTCCGCTCCGAGCCCCAGGCCAGCCTGAGGAAACGCCGTATGAGAAAAAGACCAAGATCGACTCTTGGAAATTCAAGGTCGATGTCCATCCAACTGGAGAGGTGACAAGCAAGCCACCGGAGGGTCCGGGGGTGACCCTGTGGAGGAGCAAAATCAAACCCCCTCCTTGGGTGTGCAAGATGGCCTTGCCCTGCTGCCGAGACTACGCCACCCTCAAGAACAACGAGTATGTGGCCCAGTACGTCAGGGATACACGGCTGGTGGTGAGCCGCCTGCGGCAGGCTCTCCTGGAGATCAACGACCAGTTCAAGATGCTGCTGCGTTGGAGATTACAGCTGGACTCCACACTGGATCAAATCCGCCAGGGCCTCGTTACCAACAAACAGAGCCAGGCCATTCGGGAGCACCGGCCGGAAGTAGAGAAG GTACCTGACAAGGTAGATGCACTGATGAAATGGGAGAAGGATGAGTTTCTGAAACAGAAAGCCAAGCTGGAAGGGATGATGGCAATGTCAGAAGATCATATGAAG GCACTGGGCACATGTCGGCAAACTCTGAACATGCTGTGCAATGAACGGGGCCGCGTTCTGGACCTGGTGCCACAACCTTTCCGCATGGTTCTCCTAGGGGCTGGGCGTGATTCCTGGCTTGGGCTGAGCCGTCCCTCATCCCCCTGGGTGGAGCGTAACGAGACACCCATCCCTAACCCCATTGCAGCCTTCACACCAG AGTGTGCTGCAGCTTTAGAGGATGCTCGGCGCCTCACCTCTCTTACCAAGGATGTGCTCCAACAGATGCAAAAGGCCATCAATGAAGCGCAAGACACCCGCAATACAGCCCACACCACCATTGAAAACAGCCTGCAGGGCAAGAGGGATGAGACTCTCTGTCATAAG GAACGGCTTGACATTACTCTGGCAGGAACTCGCAGCACCCTGCATCGCTGCCAGCGTTTCCAGCATGAGATGCGTGTTACCCGGGGCATGGCCTTG GGTCCTGAAAGTAGCAAGTACCTGGAGACACGGGAGAAGCTGACACGGCCAGTGGTGCAGGTGTACCAAAGACATGTAGGGACACAGCTGCCTGAAGCTGCAATCCTCAACCAG TCCACGGCACAGTTAGATCGCTCTATAGTAGAAACAGGGGAGAACATTGATCAGCTCAAAGCCACCCGGCGTTACCTGCGCAACTGCATTCACGACAAGCAGACGGGCTACCATGTGGATGGGAGTATTAAACGGCTGCGGCAGCGCCGCATGCTTCCACGCACTAACATGAATGAGGTTCTTGACTTGGTCTACAGCTAA